The Verrucomicrobiota bacterium nucleotide sequence TGCTCCGTGGAGAGCTGGGGATTGAAGTCTTCTGCCCCAAGATTCGCTTCAAGCGGGCCCGCTCAACCGGCGTTGCCTGGGTGAGTGAGGCAATGTTTCCCGGGTACATCTTTGCCCGCTTTATCTATCCGGAGCTGTACCGTCGCATCGCCGCGACCAGCGGTGTCGCCAAGACACTCTCCTTCGGCAATAGGCCAGCCGTGCTGGTCGACTCGATCATCACTGACCTGCGACACCATGTGGCTGACAACGAGACCGTAGAGATCGCCTGCGAAATCAAGGAGGGAGAGGAGATAAGGGTAATCGAGGGACCATTCCTGGGAGTTCGCGCCCTGGTCACCCGGATCCTGCCGGCTCGTGAACGCGTGGCGATCCTGCTGAATATGCTCGGTCAGGAAAGGGAGATCGAGGTTTCCACCACCGCCATTCTCCCCGATGTACGTCATCCGCTGGCAGGAATGGGGGGGAGATATGAAGGGGAGAAACCTGAAAGCTGAAACCTGAAACCTGAAGCCTGAAGCCTGAAGCCTGAAGCCTGAAAGCTGAAAGCTGAATCCTGAAGTGTAGAAGAGAATCCTTCTCACTTAAGGTAGCGTAAGCCAGTTTGGATAAAACTTCTGGTGGTGATATCTGGAATCGCCGGTGTTTTCTTCAGGTTTCAGGTTTCATCCTTCGCGCTTCTCTCTCTCGACAGACGCCGCAGGCTACATTCATCTTAGCCCGATGAAAATTCTCGTGATCGGATCGGGTGGCCGTGAGCATGCCCTTCTTTGGAAGCTTGCTCAGAGCCCGCGTGTGACAGAGCTTATCTGCGCCCCGGGGAATGCAGGGACGGCGGAACTCGCCACCAATCATCCGATCGCGGCGAGCGATCTTCCCGGCCTGCTTGCTCTGGCCAAGTCGGAGCAAGTGGATCTTACCGTTGTCGGTCCCGATGACCCGCTCGCCGCAGGGATCGTCGATCTTTTCCAGAAAGAGGGCCTTCGGGTCTTTGGGCCCTTGGCAGCAGCCGCCCGACTCGAATCCTCGAAGTCGTTTGCCAAGGAATTCATGATCCGCCACGGGATTCCGACGGCGGGATCTGCCACCTTCTCCAACCCGGAGGCTGCTCTGGCCCATTGCGCCAACGCAAGGTATCCGCTGGTTGTGAAGGCAGATGGACTGGCTCTCGGCAAGGGGGTGGTGATCGCCCAGACGCAGAAAGAGGCTGAGGCGGCTATCCGGGAGATCATGATTGAGAAGGTCTTCGGCGAGGCTGGAAATATCATTGTCATCGAGGAATTCCTGACCGGCCCCGAGTGTTCGCTCCATGCGCTGATTGATGGGAAAAACTATCTCCTCTTTCCCGATGCCAAGGATCACAAGCGAGCCCTCGAGGGAGATCAGGGACTGAATACCGGCGGCATGGGAACGATCAGCCCATCCGGGGTCGTCGATGCCGCGATGCAGGAGCGTCTCAAGCAGGAAGTTCTGGAACCCTTTGTGAAAGGGCTTGCGGTCGATGACTTTCCCTTCCAGGGGATGCTCTTCCCCGGACTGATGATGACGCCGGCAGGCCCAAAGGTGCTGGAGTTCAACTGCCGATTCGGCGATCCGGAAACACAGTCTCTGATGCGCCGCCTGAAAAGCGATCTCCTCGATCTGATCGAGGCCACCATCGAGGGGAAGCTATCCAAGGTGAAGCCCGTCTGGGACGAGCGTGCGGCGGTCTGTATCGTGCTGGCTTCCGGCGGCTATCCCGGACCGATCGAGAAAGGAAAAGTCATCACAGGCATCGAAGCGGCCAACGCCGATCCCGACGTCATGGTCTTCCATGCCGGCACCACCTTGAAAGATGGTCAGGTTGTCACGAGTGGAGGACGCGTCCTAGGCATCACCGCTCTGGGCGCTTCGCTTGAGGAAGCCCGGCATAAAGCCTATGCGGCTGCCGACAAGATTGCCTTCGAGGGGAAGCAACTCCGCCGCGATATCGGGGCCTGAGACCCGAGTAATTCACAGGGATGAAGGGGATGAAAATGATCCCCAGAATACAGATGCCCTTGGCTTTACCTCCTCA carries:
- the purD gene encoding phosphoribosylamine--glycine ligase; this translates as MKILVIGSGGREHALLWKLAQSPRVTELICAPGNAGTAELATNHPIAASDLPGLLALAKSEQVDLTVVGPDDPLAAGIVDLFQKEGLRVFGPLAAAARLESSKSFAKEFMIRHGIPTAGSATFSNPEAALAHCANARYPLVVKADGLALGKGVVIAQTQKEAEAAIREIMIEKVFGEAGNIIVIEEFLTGPECSLHALIDGKNYLLFPDAKDHKRALEGDQGLNTGGMGTISPSGVVDAAMQERLKQEVLEPFVKGLAVDDFPFQGMLFPGLMMTPAGPKVLEFNCRFGDPETQSLMRRLKSDLLDLIEATIEGKLSKVKPVWDERAAVCIVLASGGYPGPIEKGKVITGIEAANADPDVMVFHAGTTLKDGQVVTSGGRVLGITALGASLEEARHKAYAAADKIAFEGKQLRRDIGA